In Bacteriovorax stolpii, a single genomic region encodes these proteins:
- a CDS encoding GNAT family N-acetyltransferase, which translates to MKKSQLTVSELAEQKRDKHFPIKFKDYTIEYAADRDVYYKEQMKIFKKVFPPGMSFTPNKKEDKALDPCYREYRKIHSERFLITHKGKVVGWMQGEMEDFETFYMRNTGILPAHQDKGVYKKFLAEFEKYIFGLGYARISSQHAPTNARIISLKLKAKYVIVGSETHERWGKLIKLVKFKSKDRYDYYFKKVD; encoded by the coding sequence ATGAAAAAATCACAATTAACAGTGTCCGAATTAGCAGAGCAAAAAAGAGATAAGCATTTCCCAATCAAGTTTAAAGATTACACAATCGAATACGCCGCTGACAGGGATGTTTATTATAAAGAGCAAATGAAGATCTTTAAAAAAGTTTTCCCTCCTGGAATGAGTTTTACTCCCAATAAAAAAGAAGATAAGGCCCTTGATCCTTGTTACAGAGAGTACCGCAAGATTCATTCGGAGCGCTTTCTGATTACTCACAAAGGAAAAGTAGTGGGATGGATGCAGGGAGAGATGGAAGATTTTGAAACTTTCTATATGAGAAACACAGGTATTCTTCCGGCCCATCAGGACAAGGGCGTTTATAAAAAATTTCTAGCTGAATTTGAGAAATATATTTTCGGTCTAGGTTACGCCAGAATTTCTTCTCAGCACGCGCCGACAAATGCAAGAATCATTTCACTTAAGTTAAAAGCAAAATACGTCATTGTTGGATCAGAGACCCATGAGCGTTGGGGAAAATTAATCAAGCTGGTGAAGTTTAAGAGCAAGGACAGATACGATTATTACTTTAAAAAAGTGGATTAA
- a CDS encoding helix-turn-helix transcriptional regulator, which translates to MGHKEKWVLVSVLSAVFLLVSMDIISDSKEGVVIWHLLLEGSMGLISLFGIFYILRDSFQTKKSLIETSQKFSAYREEAEKWRAESKKYLEGLSQAIDDQLSKWELTAAEKEVAFLLLKGLSLKEIASVRNTTEKTARVQSMAIYAKAGLSSRSELSAFFLEDLLVPQ; encoded by the coding sequence GTGGGCCATAAAGAAAAATGGGTTTTAGTAAGCGTATTAAGTGCAGTTTTTCTTCTTGTCTCAATGGACATTATAAGTGATTCCAAAGAAGGTGTAGTTATCTGGCACTTGCTCCTTGAAGGCAGCATGGGTCTTATTTCTTTATTTGGGATTTTTTATATTTTAAGAGATTCGTTTCAAACCAAAAAAAGCCTGATTGAAACCAGTCAGAAATTTTCTGCTTACCGTGAGGAAGCAGAAAAATGGAGAGCTGAATCTAAAAAATACTTAGAAGGATTGTCTCAGGCCATTGATGATCAGTTGAGTAAATGGGAACTCACGGCAGCGGAAAAAGAAGTGGCCTTCCTCTTACTCAAGGGTCTTAGCCTTAAAGAAATTGCCAGTGTGAGAAACACAACAGAAAAAACAGCACGAGTGCAATCGATGGCCATTTATGCGAAGGCGGGACTCTCAAGCAGGTCGGAGCTTTCGGCCTTTTTTCTTGAAGACCTGCTCGTGCCGCAATAA
- a CDS encoding M3 family oligoendopeptidase has protein sequence MNDLQTISWDNTNIYKDFNDPQIEKDLALVVESTAIFESKEALYKNLINQLETNNTTDLYKNLELTIELYHRYLETNITYYQVMVYSMTALSVNTQNKEAKNLQARGQKLWTNYLKAFKPISICVQRSPTDFLTLFLDDKRTKELHFALGRQREQNDHLLSTNEEVLLTGFALDGLSAWGKLYNEISGALKVNVDGETMALSSANNLYSNPDRKKRESAYRAINEGWRGQEISACAILNSINGWRNENYKVRSTKKQLHYLDQTCHAANITRTTLDALMNTTFDKRAFGQEVLRTMARDLNVPQMGPWDLMAPYPAKTTASKISFPKAIEIIKAAFSEVDPSMADFAQMMADKKWIDCAPSENRAQGAYCTGYAKVRETRVFMTYDGSMKNVITLAHEIGHAYHNWVMKDLPISECSYPMTLAETASIFAETVVRDYLLKTSESKDELKAILWQEIQSVQSLMINIPARYEFEKRFVEKRLEKNVTVEETKNIMIEGQKIWYGDTLSEYDEMFWASKLHFSMSERSFYNYPYLFGYLFSLGIYSKREALGKDFHARYVELLKDTGRMTAENLVKKHFNEDISKSDFWLRSIAIAEKAFEKYKSL, from the coding sequence ATGAACGATCTACAAACAATTTCCTGGGACAACACAAACATCTACAAAGATTTTAACGACCCTCAAATTGAAAAAGACTTAGCACTCGTTGTGGAATCAACGGCCATTTTTGAATCAAAAGAGGCCCTTTATAAAAACCTCATCAACCAACTGGAAACGAACAACACCACAGACCTCTACAAAAACTTAGAACTCACTATCGAGCTCTACCACCGTTATCTTGAAACTAACATCACCTACTACCAGGTCATGGTCTATTCAATGACGGCCCTGTCGGTGAATACACAAAACAAGGAAGCAAAAAACCTTCAAGCAAGAGGACAAAAACTTTGGACGAATTACCTGAAGGCGTTTAAGCCCATTTCCATTTGCGTGCAACGCTCACCGACTGATTTCTTAACTCTCTTCCTGGACGACAAGAGAACAAAAGAGCTTCACTTCGCTCTTGGAAGACAGCGCGAACAAAACGATCACTTGTTGAGCACCAATGAAGAAGTTCTTCTGACGGGTTTTGCCCTTGATGGTCTTTCTGCTTGGGGAAAACTTTATAACGAAATTTCTGGAGCGCTTAAAGTTAACGTCGATGGTGAGACAATGGCGCTTTCAAGTGCCAACAACCTTTACTCTAATCCTGATAGAAAAAAACGCGAAAGTGCATATCGAGCGATCAATGAAGGCTGGCGTGGGCAAGAAATCAGCGCATGTGCGATTTTAAATTCGATTAACGGCTGGAGAAATGAAAACTACAAAGTGAGATCGACAAAAAAACAACTGCACTACCTTGATCAAACTTGTCATGCGGCCAATATCACGAGAACGACTCTTGATGCTTTAATGAACACGACTTTCGACAAGAGAGCTTTTGGGCAAGAGGTTTTAAGGACGATGGCCCGCGATCTTAACGTCCCTCAAATGGGCCCATGGGATTTAATGGCGCCTTATCCAGCTAAGACGACAGCAAGTAAAATCAGTTTCCCAAAGGCCATTGAAATCATCAAGGCCGCTTTCAGTGAAGTAGACCCTTCGATGGCAGACTTCGCTCAGATGATGGCCGATAAAAAATGGATTGATTGTGCTCCATCTGAAAACCGCGCTCAGGGAGCTTACTGTACAGGCTACGCCAAAGTCAGAGAGACTCGCGTGTTTATGACTTACGATGGAAGTATGAAAAACGTGATCACGCTTGCTCATGAAATCGGCCACGCTTACCACAATTGGGTGATGAAAGATTTGCCTATTAGCGAATGTTCGTACCCTATGACATTAGCTGAGACAGCTTCGATTTTTGCAGAAACAGTTGTGCGCGATTATCTCTTAAAAACATCCGAATCAAAAGATGAGCTAAAGGCCATCCTATGGCAGGAGATCCAATCCGTTCAAAGCCTGATGATCAACATTCCGGCGCGCTATGAATTTGAAAAGCGTTTTGTCGAAAAGAGATTAGAAAAGAATGTCACGGTAGAAGAGACGAAAAATATCATGATTGAAGGCCAGAAAATCTGGTACGGCGACACGCTCTCTGAATATGATGAGATGTTCTGGGCAAGTAAGCTTCACTTCTCAATGTCGGAGAGAAGTTTTTATAACTACCCTTACCTCTTTGGATACCTGTTTAGCTTGGGGATTTACTCTAAGCGAGAAGCCCTTGGAAAAGACTTCCATGCTCGTTATGTAGAGCTACTTAAAGACACAGGTCGCATGACGGCAGAGAACTTAGTAAAAAAGCACTTCAATGAGGACATTTCAAAAAGTGATTTCTGGCTTCGTTCTATTGCGATTGCAGAGAAGGCGTTTGAGAAATATAAATCACTCTAA
- a CDS encoding cytochrome b/b6 domain-containing protein, giving the protein MRKQLIYDLPTRIFHWSFALLFVFAFMVAKTIDDESPIFAYHMLAGLMLGVLVILRIVWGVIGTRYARFSSFALYPTDVIEYFKGLFSGDKKRWSGHNPASSWAALIMLTSALMLAITGILMTSGHKEAFEDLHELFANLFLVTTLLHVAGVFLHSLRHVDGIAFSMLHGKKETDHGLSGISGHKPMVALLLILLIVGTGTYLTKNYDTSAHELKIFGKTLSLGDNEGKENESENEHDD; this is encoded by the coding sequence ATGCGCAAACAACTTATCTACGACTTGCCTACAAGAATTTTTCATTGGAGCTTTGCCCTCTTATTTGTCTTTGCTTTTATGGTGGCCAAAACCATCGATGATGAAAGCCCTATTTTTGCTTATCACATGCTGGCAGGCCTGATGTTAGGAGTACTGGTTATTCTGCGAATCGTTTGGGGAGTCATCGGCACACGATACGCACGATTCTCATCATTTGCCCTCTATCCTACAGATGTCATAGAGTACTTTAAGGGGTTGTTTTCTGGTGATAAAAAACGCTGGAGCGGACATAATCCGGCCTCAAGTTGGGCGGCACTTATCATGCTGACTTCTGCCCTCATGCTGGCCATCACGGGAATTCTCATGACCTCAGGTCATAAAGAAGCTTTCGAAGATTTACATGAACTTTTTGCCAATCTTTTTTTAGTCACAACTCTCTTACATGTCGCCGGAGTTTTTCTCCACAGTCTTCGCCACGTAGATGGAATTGCGTTCTCCATGCTTCACGGGAAAAAAGAAACAGACCATGGCCTAAGTGGCATCTCGGGCCACAAACCTATGGTCGCTCTTTTACTGATCTTACTCATAGTTGGTACCGGGACTTACCTTACAAAAAATTATGATACTTCTGCGCACGAGTTAAAAATCTTTGGAAAGACACTTTCTTTAGGTGATAATGAGGGCAAAGAAAATGAAAGCGAAAATGAACATGATGATTAG
- a CDS encoding type II toxin-antitoxin system RelE/ParE family toxin: protein MVIVSFREIQLQDFIETGIPPKNCQWKFLSKVVLRKLDMLNYAKRLDDLKAPPGNRLKALKGDLIGHYSIRINDQWRIIFIWSEDGPANVEIVDYHF, encoded by the coding sequence ATGGTTATTGTCAGTTTCAGGGAGATTCAACTTCAAGATTTTATAGAAACGGGAATTCCTCCCAAGAATTGCCAATGGAAATTTTTATCTAAAGTAGTTTTAAGAAAGCTGGATATGTTAAACTACGCAAAACGGTTGGATGATTTAAAAGCTCCACCTGGAAACAGGCTCAAAGCTCTTAAAGGTGATTTAATCGGTCATTACAGTATAAGAATTAACGACCAGTGGAGAATTATTTTTATCTGGAGTGAAGATGGTCCAGCGAATGTTGAAATAGTTGATTACCACTTTTAA
- a CDS encoding PepSY domain-containing protein — MRNYLLAIMSLMLASGVAFAKKDCTDQPKEKWMSEADFKKKVEAEGYTIAKFKQPGTCYEIYGTNKDGKKVEIYFNPVDGSVKKEK; from the coding sequence ATGCGTAATTATTTATTGGCGATTATGAGCCTAATGCTTGCTTCAGGGGTTGCCTTTGCAAAAAAAGATTGCACTGATCAACCAAAAGAGAAGTGGATGTCGGAAGCGGACTTTAAAAAGAAGGTCGAGGCCGAAGGTTACACGATCGCAAAATTCAAACAACCTGGCACTTGTTATGAAATTTATGGGACTAACAAGGATGGCAAAAAAGTCGAGATTTACTTCAATCCGGTCGATGGCTCTGTGAAAAAAGAGAAATAA
- a CDS encoding SDR family oxidoreductase, translating to MEFRDKIVLITGANRGIGKALVEACLKKEVKKIYACARDKNALSVFQDERIIPLTLDISNQDQRLAAANMALDVQILINNAGVLHPGSLFGESTHDFREDMEINYFATIEMMRAFLPVLMKNKEARMINIASIAKFTNFPFIAGYSASKAALYSISQAARIELAQHNIPVHIVNPGAIDTDMNKGSTMQMTAPHEMAMNLLIDVEAEIEDIIPDKIGKSMYEIWERSPKELEALSRQLFFQN from the coding sequence ATGGAATTTCGTGACAAAATAGTTTTAATTACTGGGGCCAATCGTGGAATAGGTAAAGCTTTAGTCGAAGCGTGTCTAAAAAAAGAAGTCAAAAAAATATACGCCTGCGCTAGAGACAAAAATGCTCTTTCTGTCTTTCAAGATGAAAGAATTATCCCTCTGACACTTGATATTTCCAATCAGGATCAAAGGCTTGCGGCAGCCAACATGGCCCTTGATGTACAAATCTTGATCAACAATGCAGGTGTTTTGCACCCTGGTAGTTTATTTGGTGAGAGCACTCATGATTTTAGAGAAGACATGGAGATTAATTATTTTGCCACCATTGAAATGATGAGGGCCTTTCTTCCAGTGCTCATGAAAAATAAAGAAGCGCGCATGATCAATATCGCTTCAATTGCAAAGTTTACGAACTTTCCTTTTATTGCAGGTTACTCCGCTTCAAAGGCAGCACTCTACTCCATCTCTCAAGCTGCAAGAATTGAGCTCGCCCAACACAACATTCCTGTTCATATTGTGAATCCAGGTGCAATTGATACTGACATGAATAAAGGCAGCACAATGCAGATGACTGCGCCCCATGAAATGGCAATGAACCTCTTAATTGACGTGGAGGCCGAAATTGAAGACATCATTCCGGATAAGATTGGAAAAAGTATGTATGAAATCTGGGAGCGCTCGCCAAAGGAGCTCGAAGCACTTTCAAGACAGCTGTTTTTCCAAAACTAG
- a CDS encoding HigA family addiction module antitoxin — protein sequence MNKINYQRPPTNPGEILSEEFLKPLGLTQKELADHIQVDIKVINRLVNGKTTLSAEMALKLASSFQTTPDFWLSAQYEIDLYRAKMSLPKLPGAIIKTN from the coding sequence ATGAATAAAATAAACTATCAAAGACCACCGACGAATCCAGGAGAAATTCTTTCCGAAGAATTTTTAAAACCTTTGGGATTAACTCAGAAAGAATTGGCCGACCATATACAAGTTGATATCAAAGTGATTAATCGACTGGTAAATGGAAAAACGACCTTATCTGCCGAAATGGCCTTAAAACTCGCTTCTTCTTTTCAAACGACGCCAGACTTCTGGCTATCGGCCCAATACGAAATTGATCTTTATAGAGCAAAAATGTCTCTTCCAAAACTTCCCGGCGCAATTATTAAGACTAATTAA
- a CDS encoding restriction endonuclease, protein MKHTNLRPKPKFRIIKSSGEIEKFSEKKLRNSLRRSGLKEKDCQRISKTVSSSVLDGTTSKDIYRKTIKLVKRQSPIAAAHYSLKRALLNLGPTGYEFEHFVGKYFENQGYQTSVGVTLQGGIVRHEVDVVASKPNYNIYTECKFHNNGGKKNDIKVALYVKARWDDLKNGPDGKYLRGYALATNTVFTKDAITYAEGVGLLLLGVNAPEGETFLDIIKKHKLYPITALVRLKKVHCKELLKREIILCSELLTEDKLMLKIGMKPEEVSTVIKDIHTLLGL, encoded by the coding sequence ATGAAACACACCAATTTAAGACCAAAACCAAAATTTCGAATTATTAAATCAAGCGGAGAGATTGAAAAATTTTCCGAGAAAAAACTTCGAAACTCTCTGAGACGATCAGGACTAAAAGAAAAAGACTGTCAGCGCATTTCTAAAACTGTTTCTAGTAGTGTGCTTGATGGGACGACGTCAAAAGATATTTACCGCAAGACCATTAAGCTGGTGAAACGTCAGTCTCCGATAGCGGCAGCTCACTACTCGTTAAAGCGCGCCCTTTTAAACTTAGGACCGACTGGTTATGAGTTTGAACATTTTGTCGGGAAATATTTTGAAAACCAGGGTTATCAAACGAGTGTCGGTGTTACTCTTCAGGGAGGAATTGTCCGCCACGAAGTTGATGTCGTCGCTTCAAAGCCCAATTACAATATCTACACTGAATGCAAATTCCACAATAACGGTGGAAAGAAAAACGATATCAAGGTCGCCCTTTACGTCAAAGCGCGATGGGATGATTTAAAAAATGGGCCCGATGGAAAATACCTGCGCGGTTACGCCCTGGCCACTAACACTGTTTTTACTAAAGACGCCATCACTTATGCCGAAGGTGTGGGGCTTCTTCTCTTAGGAGTGAATGCTCCGGAAGGGGAGACATTTTTAGATATCATTAAAAAACATAAACTCTATCCCATTACCGCGCTCGTGCGCTTAAAAAAAGTTCATTGCAAAGAATTGTTAAAAAGAGAAATTATCCTGTGCTCAGAACTTTTAACTGAAGACAAGCTGATGTTAAAAATCGGCATGAAGCCTGAAGAAGTGAGCACGGTCATTAAAGATATTCACACACTGCTTGGATTATAG
- a CDS encoding S1 family peptidase yields the protein MKNIFNLSLLSLTVLFSNAAISQDKIVGGVVVDPAQTETRYIVSIGGGCAGSIINEKWILTAAHCKSIFTRPITGGNVDLNASGRIKLEVKKSYIHPKNNASKYSYDFALLELKNPIDFEATGLRSIGMIDPELVKTGAIDAGVVSTVLGWGATRENGSVSYVLRMVDVPIVSNETANAPTSYNGQVDSTMIAAGFPEGQKDSCQGDSGGPLTITGTDGRPVLAGVVSWGRGCARAKYYGIYGNVAVAHPWIMETISASK from the coding sequence ATGAAAAATATTTTCAATCTCTCTCTTCTATCATTAACAGTACTTTTCTCAAACGCTGCGATCTCTCAAGATAAGATCGTTGGTGGTGTCGTTGTTGACCCTGCTCAAACTGAAACAAGATACATCGTATCTATCGGTGGTGGGTGTGCTGGTTCAATCATTAATGAAAAATGGATCCTTACAGCAGCTCACTGTAAGTCGATCTTCACTCGCCCAATCACAGGTGGAAACGTTGACCTAAACGCATCTGGAAGAATTAAGCTTGAAGTGAAGAAATCTTATATTCACCCAAAAAACAACGCTAGCAAATACAGCTACGACTTCGCTCTTCTTGAGCTTAAAAACCCAATCGACTTCGAAGCAACAGGTCTAAGAAGCATTGGAATGATCGATCCTGAGCTAGTTAAAACTGGGGCAATCGATGCTGGTGTAGTTTCTACTGTTCTAGGATGGGGAGCTACAAGAGAGAACGGAAGTGTTTCATACGTTCTAAGAATGGTTGATGTTCCAATCGTAAGCAATGAAACAGCAAACGCTCCAACTTCATACAATGGTCAAGTTGATTCAACTATGATCGCAGCAGGTTTCCCTGAAGGACAAAAAGATTCTTGCCAAGGTGACTCTGGTGGACCACTTACAATCACTGGAACAGACGGACGTCCGGTTCTTGCTGGTGTAGTAAGCTGGGGAAGAGGATGTGCAAGA
- a CDS encoding MBL fold metallo-hydrolase, whose amino-acid sequence MKLTFVGATDEVTGSMTLIQTPSGKVLVDCGMHQGSLESVQKNLDPLPFDPRDIKAIFLTHAHLDHSGSIPHLVKLGFRGSIFCTRATMKLALLIMADSAHIIEETENHPLKNYYGVEEVVKTTSFFVVKEMGSTFSFLDLKVSMLPAGHILGAVSYLFEDEDKKRVVFSGDLGRHDDPLNSPPPPCPKADVVVLESTYGGKLRKGDLQKDLADFLKLVKKESKVGIIASFAVSRAQLLITLIHQYNFEHPEDKVRFVIDGPMMSGANRIYQQFTELTEMAEELRHALGDVEVIDNIREWHSIQKQKGPIVIISSSGMITGGRIWRYLENWQADKNAVLFLPGYQAANTAGRKLSEGAREVKNEEGKIIHWSGSVISSQAFSSHADQDELIEWISELDKSTHIYLNHGDPDAKVALRKKLKSLGFEKCDIAQAEN is encoded by the coding sequence ATGAAGCTTACATTTGTCGGTGCCACTGATGAAGTGACCGGTTCAATGACATTAATTCAAACTCCTTCCGGGAAAGTACTGGTTGACTGCGGAATGCACCAGGGAAGTTTAGAGAGTGTGCAGAAAAACCTTGATCCACTGCCCTTTGATCCAAGAGACATAAAGGCCATTTTTCTTACACACGCTCACCTTGATCACTCAGGCTCGATTCCCCATTTAGTGAAGCTTGGTTTTAGAGGAAGTATTTTTTGTACGCGAGCAACGATGAAGCTCGCTCTACTTATTATGGCCGACAGTGCCCACATCATTGAGGAAACGGAAAACCACCCGCTTAAAAATTATTACGGGGTGGAAGAAGTCGTGAAGACGACATCTTTTTTTGTTGTGAAAGAAATGGGTTCAACTTTCTCTTTCCTCGACTTAAAAGTAAGCATGCTTCCGGCCGGACATATCTTAGGAGCCGTCTCATATCTTTTTGAGGATGAAGACAAAAAACGCGTCGTCTTCTCAGGAGACCTGGGAAGACATGATGATCCACTCAATTCGCCACCTCCTCCTTGTCCGAAAGCGGACGTGGTCGTACTTGAATCAACTTATGGTGGGAAGTTAAGAAAAGGGGATTTGCAAAAAGATCTCGCTGACTTTTTAAAACTCGTAAAGAAAGAATCAAAAGTTGGAATCATCGCGAGTTTTGCCGTCTCTCGTGCCCAGCTCTTAATCACACTCATTCACCAATACAATTTTGAGCATCCGGAAGATAAAGTCCGCTTTGTGATTGATGGACCGATGATGAGTGGAGCTAACCGCATCTATCAACAGTTCACCGAGCTCACTGAAATGGCCGAGGAACTTAGGCATGCTCTGGGGGATGTCGAAGTAATCGACAACATCCGCGAATGGCATTCCATTCAAAAACAAAAAGGCCCTATTGTCATCATTTCTTCAAGTGGGATGATTACAGGGGGAAGAATCTGGCGTTACCTGGAAAATTGGCAGGCCGATAAAAATGCCGTCCTCTTTTTACCGGGATACCAGGCGGCCAATACGGCCGGAAGAAAACTAAGCGAAGGGGCTCGTGAAGTTAAGAATGAGGAAGGGAAAATCATCCACTGGTCAGGAAGTGTGATTTCATCCCAGGCCTTCTCTTCACATGCGGATCAGGATGAACTTATTGAATGGATCAGCGAGCTGGATAAATCGACTCATATTTACCTTAACCATGGCGACCCTGATGCCAAGGTCGCCCTGAGAAAGAAGCTTAAGAGCTTAGGGTTTGAGAAGTGTGATATTGCTCAGGCAGAAAATTAA
- a CDS encoding helix-turn-helix transcriptional regulator, producing the protein MTTKKNETLSLGGFLKAHRQGEELSQTEFAKFLGISKQRLCDLEKDKSNVSIKLCITLAKKIGVPPEWLAKLSIQHQLRKENLKLKIQ; encoded by the coding sequence ATGACTACTAAAAAAAATGAAACTTTAAGCTTAGGTGGATTCTTAAAGGCCCATCGCCAGGGTGAAGAACTCTCTCAAACAGAGTTCGCCAAGTTTCTGGGGATCTCCAAGCAACGTCTGTGTGACTTGGAAAAAGATAAATCCAATGTCAGCATAAAACTGTGTATAACACTGGCTAAAAAAATTGGTGTTCCACCCGAATGGCTGGCCAAACTCTCAATTCAACATCAATTAAGAAAAGAAAACTTAAAATTAAAAATTCAATGA